Proteins encoded in a region of the Rutidosis leptorrhynchoides isolate AG116_Rl617_1_P2 chromosome 9, CSIRO_AGI_Rlap_v1, whole genome shotgun sequence genome:
- the LOC139868041 gene encoding uncharacterized protein, whose protein sequence is MDSIDAEIAKTQEERKIMEAALASNSITFDTEIYDENNRFQVYNREIVANDEDDNADAMDIDVVTKLPYYTAPRSLLNDMPRGADDDDESLGLKKSQRIVDREDDYRRRRRLNQVISPERHDAFASGDKTPKRETRTYADVMRELHLVPPLLARLNLLPQSQGL, encoded by the coding sequence ATGGATTCTATTGATGCTGAAATAGCGAAAACACAGGAAGAAAGGAAGATAATGGAAGCAGCATTAGCTTCGAATTCGATTACTTTCGATACTGAGATTTATGATGAAAACAATCGGTTTCAGGTTTATAACAGAGAAATTGTTGCtaatgatgaggatgataatgctGATGCTATGGATATCGATGTTGTTACGAAACTACCTTATTACACTGCTCCGAGATCTTTGTTAAACGATATGCCGCGTGGTGCTGATGACGATGACGAGTCGTTAGGGTTAAAGAAATCGCAACGGATTGTTGACAGAGAGGATGATTACAGGAGGAGGAGGAGGTTGAATCAGGTTATCTCGCCTGAGAGACATGATGCTTTTGCGAGTGGTGATAAGACTCCGAAACGTGAAACGAGGACGTATGCTGATGTCATGAGGGAATTACACCTGGTGCCACCCCTGCTGGCGAGATTGAACTTGCTACCCCAATCGCAGGGGCTTTAA
- the LOC139865956 gene encoding uncharacterized protein, protein MKLLLKVKNGTPQRRKTALKQITNKSREFGAGPLFNCILPLLMQPTLEDQERHLLVKVIDRVFYKLDELVRPYVHKILIVIEPLLIDEDYYVRVEGREIISNLSKAVGLASMIAAMRPDLDNIDEYVRNTTARAFSVVASALGVPAILPFLRAVCQSRRSWQARHTGIKIVQQIAILIGCAVLPHLTSLVQIIEHGLNDENRKVRTITALSLAALAEAAAPYGIESFDSVLVPLWNGIWSQRGKVLASFLKAIGFIIPLMDAENGNYFTKEVMVILIREFQSPDEEMKKIVLKVVKQCVSTEGVEADYIRINILPEFFRSFWVRRMALDRRNYKQLVETTVEIANKVGVDDIVSRLVEDLKDESEPYRRMVMETIEKVVANLGASDIGPRLEELLVDGILYAFQEQTSDDANVMLNGFGAVVNSLGQRVKPYLFQICGTIKWRLNNRSAEVRQQAADLISRIVMVMKQCEEQQLIGHLGIVLYEYLGEEYPEVLGSILGALKSIVNVIGMTKMTPPIKDLIPRLTPILKNRHEKVQENCIDLVGRIADRGAEFVPAREWMKICFQLLEMLNAHKKGIRRATVNTFGYIAKAIGPQDVLATLLNNLKVHERQNRVCTSVVIAILAETCSPFTVLPGLMNEYCVSELNVQTGVLKSLSFMFEYVGEMAKDYIYAVTPLLEDALMDRDLVHRQIAAHVVKHMALGVAGLGCEDVLVHLLNYVWPNIFETSPHLKNSVMEAVEGMRVALGTGVLINYCLQGLFHPARKVREVYWMIYNSIYAGSQDAIVANYPMLEDEGENVYSRPELTMFI, encoded by the coding sequence ATGAAATTGTTGCTTAAGGTTAAGAATGGTACTCCTCAACGGAGAAAAACAGCTTTGAAACAGATCACTAACAAGTCTCGTGAATTTGGTGCTGGGCCGTTGTTTAACTGTATTCTACCTTTGCTTATGCAGCCTACTTTGGAGGACCAAGAAAGACACTTGCTGGTCAAGGTTATAGACAGAGTGTTTTACAAGTTAGATGAGCTTGTTCGACCTTATGTGCACAAGATTCTAATCGTTATAGAACCTTTGTTGATCGATGAAGACTATTATGTTCGTGTAGAGGGTCGAGAAATCATCTCTAATCTCAGTAAGGCTGTTGGGTTAGCTTCCATGATTGCTGCGATGCGTCCAGATCTCGATAACATTGATGAATACGTTAGGAATACGACTGCAAGGGCTTTTAGTGTTGTTGCATCAGCACTTGGTGTACCTGCAATTTTACCTTTTTTAAGAGCTGTTTGTCAAAGTAGGAGATCATGGCAAGCTAGGCATACCGGTATCAAGATCGTTCAGCAAATTGCTATACTGATAGGGTGTGCAGTGCTTCCCCACTTAACGTCTCTTGTGCAGATTATCGAACATGGTCTTAACGATGAGAACCGAAAAGTTAGAACCATTACTGCGCTCTCATTGGCTGCACTTGCTGAGGCTGCTGCACCGTATGGTATTGAGAGCTTTGACTCGGTTCTAGTGCCTTTGTGGAACGGTATTTGGTCTCAACGTGGAAAGGTTTTGGCTTCTTTCTTGAAGGCTATTGGATTTATCATTCCTTTAATGGATGCCGAAAATGGCAACTACTTTACCAAGGAAGTTATGGTTATACTAATTCGTGAGTTCCAGTCTCCAGATGAAGAAATGAAAAAAATCGTGCTTAAAGTGGTGAAACAATGTGTGAGCACTGAAGGTGTAGAAGCAGATTACATTCGGATTAATATCCTTCCAGAGTTTTTCAGAAGCTTTTGGGTCAGAAGGATGGCTTTGGATCGAAGAAACTATAAGCAGCTCGTTGAGACAACTGTTGAGATAGCAAACAAAGTTGGTGTTGATGATATTGTGTCAAGATTAGTTGAAGATTTGAAAGATGAAAGTGAACCGTATAGAAGAATGGTGATGGAAACAATCGAGAAAGTTGTAGCAAATTTGGGTGCATCTGATATCGGTCCACGTTTAGAAGAGCTTCTTGTTGATGGTATTCTGTATGCCTTCCAAGAGCAAACTAGTGATGATGCCAATGTGATGCTCAACGGgtttggtgcagttgttaactctcTTGGACAACGTGTAAAGCCGTACCTTTTTCAAATTTGCGGTACTATAAAGTGGCGGTTAAACAACAGAAGTGCTGAAGTTAGACAACAGGCTGCAGATCTGATTTCAAGAATTGTAATGGTGATGAAACAGTGTGAGGAACAACAACTTATTGGGCATCTTGGGATTGTGTTGTACGAGTATTTAGGTGAAGAATATCCCGAAGTGTTGGGATCGATATTGGGTGCTCTCAAATCAATTGTGAATGTTATCGGTATGACTAAAATGACTCCCCCGATAAAGGACTTGATTCCACGTTTAACCCCGATTTTGAAAAACCGTCATGAAAAGGTCCAGGAAAATTGTATCGATCTTGTAGGTCGTATTGCAGATCGTGGTGCAGAGTTTGTTCCTGCGCGCGAGTGGATGAAGATCTGTTTTCAGCTTCTTGAGATGTTAAATGCCCACAAAAAAGGTATTCGGCGGGCCACTGTAAACACATTCGGGTACATTGCAAAAGCTATTGGGCCCCAAGATGTTTTAGCTACCCTTTTAAACAATCTTAAAGTGCACGAGAGGCAAAATCGCGTTTGCACAAGTGTCGTTATCGCAATCTTGGCCGAAACTTGCTCGCCTTTTACAGTTTTACCGGGTTTAATGAACGAGTATTGTGTATCCGAGCTGAATGTACAAACAGGTGTGTTGAAATCTTTATCTTTTATGTTCGAGTATGTTGGTGAAATGGCGAAGGACTACATATATGCAGTGACTCCATTACTTGAAGATGCGTTAATGGATCGGGATTTGGTTCATAGACAAATTGCTGCTCATGTTGTTAAGCATATGGCTCTTGGGGTTGCGGGTTTGGGCTGTGAGGACGTTTTGGTCCATTTGTTGAATTATGTATGGCCCAATATATTTGAAACGTCACCACATTTGAAAAATTCTGTAATGGAAGCTGTTGAAGGTATGCGAGTTGCATTGGGTACAGGTGTATTGATTAATTACTGTTTGCAGGGACTGTTTCATCCTGCAAGGAAGGTTCGAGAAGTTTATTGGATGATTTATAATTCGATTTATGCTGGATCTCAGGATGCAATTGTGGCTAATTATCCGATGTTGGAGGATGAAGGAGAGAACGTTTACAGTAGACCCGAATTGACTATGTTTATCTGA